In Paenibacillus sp. BIC5C1, a genomic segment contains:
- a CDS encoding AraC family transcriptional regulator: MSSTYLPPALGESVHEVFYPDVQTTVNLFAIHLRSVGSDWDYPAHEHPQYELNYVTEGEQYMTVDGKLYIQKAGELLLIPPGSIHSSLSHNGKGFTYFCMHFDIDDQLFLSLLARIQQVLFDADSPVTRQIEPVLRKLMSSADNRAASTMVQRMQLQSAVFELFGHLWEAVSQEAAQLFTDGYEKIELAHQIRNRLQGLVSQQFKQGRESDSHYGIDDIAAELGISSSHCNRVFRQVYGQSPRVYLSEMVLHEAKVLLGNPKLSVQNIAAMLGYKDIAHFSRQFKRWSGISPTRYRQEQPAPE, encoded by the coding sequence ATGTCTTCCACCTATTTGCCTCCCGCTTTGGGAGAAAGTGTGCATGAGGTGTTTTACCCGGATGTCCAAACAACGGTGAATTTGTTCGCTATACATTTGCGAAGTGTCGGATCGGATTGGGATTATCCAGCCCACGAACATCCACAATATGAGCTGAATTATGTAACGGAAGGCGAACAATACATGACCGTGGACGGCAAGCTGTATATTCAAAAGGCTGGCGAATTGCTCCTGATTCCTCCAGGAAGCATTCATTCCAGCCTGAGCCATAACGGCAAGGGGTTTACGTATTTTTGCATGCATTTTGATATCGATGATCAGTTATTTCTCTCGCTGCTTGCACGAATCCAGCAGGTTTTGTTCGATGCAGATAGTCCGGTTACCCGCCAGATCGAGCCTGTACTTCGTAAATTAATGTCTTCTGCGGACAACCGGGCAGCGAGTACGATGGTGCAGCGCATGCAGCTGCAATCGGCGGTATTTGAGTTGTTCGGCCATTTGTGGGAGGCCGTCTCTCAGGAAGCCGCTCAATTGTTTACGGACGGATATGAGAAGATCGAACTGGCCCATCAAATTCGCAATCGGCTGCAAGGACTGGTGAGTCAGCAGTTCAAGCAGGGACGTGAGTCCGACAGCCATTATGGCATTGATGATATTGCAGCAGAGCTGGGCATCAGTTCCTCACATTGTAACCGTGTATTTCGGCAGGTATATGGTCAGTCTCCGCGTGTATATTTATCTGAAATGGTTCTGCATGAAGCCAAAGTTCTGCTGGGTAACCCCAAGCTGTCGGTTCAGAACATCGCTGCCATGCTAGGTTATAAGGATATTGCCCATTTCAGTCGTCAATTCAAGCGTTGGTCAGGGATTTCACCCACACGCTACAGACAGGAACAGCCTGCTCCGGAATGA
- a CDS encoding glycoside hydrolase family 52 protein, with the protein MSTSKSIFYNAHHSPIGAFASFTLGYKGAKGGLGLELGKPADQNIYIGLQSRDSDNYEALPFFEAVEDASVRYDVEKVDNSDSDQVPSASTESGLNTLAVGAAQGTRPLISAFRDEEITREFTSGTDTWTAGDLTFRIYSPVRPVPEPLSGDREALMDALVPAVLVEMTIDNTQGQQPRKAYFGYQGNDPYAAMRIIGGPEGGSLTGVGQGRVTAILSADEGLWPARGFTLEKILQEKHRENLAFGLGETAALLMDVPAGEKRTYQFAVCFYRGGIVTSGIDTTYWYTRYFADILEAGKYALNRFNELTASCKEVEQRLGVAALSEDQSFMLAHSIHSYYASTQLLDADGEPFWIVNEGEYRMMNTLDLTADQLYFELALNPWTVRNELEWFVKRYSYTDQVRFPGEEKEYPGGITFTHDIGVANVFSRPGHSAYELVGIDDCFSQMSHEELVNWLCCATVYIEQTQDREFVKEMLPVIRDCFESMLNRDHPDEQQRNGLMGLDSSRTKGGAEITTYDSLDVSLGQSRNNIYLAGKCWAVYVALEKLFATEKLAELSHHAGRQADNCAASIAAQLTDGGYIPAVIAENNDSRIIPAIEGLVFPYFTGCEGALDVNGRFGPYLQALRTHFKTVLVPGTCLFEDGGWKLSSTSNNSWLSKIYLSQFIARELLDVEWDETGKASDAAHVNWLLHSEESYWCWSDQILAGVAVGSKYYPRGVTSILWLLEGKGNRLEQIYASKEAVQ; encoded by the coding sequence ATGAGCACATCCAAATCCATCTTTTATAATGCCCATCATTCACCGATCGGGGCTTTTGCCAGCTTTACGCTTGGATACAAAGGAGCCAAAGGCGGATTAGGCCTGGAGCTTGGCAAGCCAGCAGATCAGAATATATATATCGGTTTACAATCTCGCGACAGTGACAACTACGAAGCTTTACCATTTTTCGAAGCCGTTGAAGATGCAAGCGTTCGATATGATGTAGAAAAAGTCGACAATTCGGATTCAGATCAGGTGCCTTCGGCCTCGACAGAAAGTGGATTGAACACGCTAGCGGTAGGGGCAGCACAGGGAACACGCCCGCTAATTTCAGCGTTCCGCGATGAAGAGATTACGCGCGAGTTTACTTCGGGAACAGATACGTGGACGGCGGGTGATCTGACTTTCCGTATTTACTCACCTGTGCGTCCTGTACCCGAACCGCTAAGTGGCGATCGTGAAGCATTAATGGATGCGCTTGTGCCTGCGGTGCTGGTGGAGATGACGATTGATAACACGCAAGGACAGCAGCCGCGTAAAGCCTATTTTGGCTACCAGGGTAATGATCCCTACGCAGCCATGCGTATCATCGGAGGGCCTGAGGGTGGGTCATTAACCGGAGTTGGACAAGGTCGCGTAACCGCCATTTTATCTGCCGATGAGGGACTATGGCCTGCACGCGGATTTACATTGGAGAAGATATTGCAGGAGAAGCACCGTGAGAATCTCGCGTTCGGACTGGGTGAAACAGCTGCCTTGTTGATGGACGTTCCCGCCGGAGAGAAGCGTACGTACCAATTTGCCGTCTGTTTTTATCGCGGTGGAATCGTTACTTCGGGTATAGACACGACGTATTGGTATACCCGTTATTTTGCAGATATCCTGGAAGCCGGGAAATATGCGCTTAACCGCTTCAATGAGCTGACTGCTTCCTGTAAGGAAGTTGAGCAACGTCTCGGTGTAGCTGCTTTGAGTGAAGATCAGTCATTTATGCTTGCCCATTCCATTCACAGCTATTATGCAAGTACACAACTGCTCGATGCGGATGGAGAGCCGTTCTGGATCGTAAATGAAGGTGAATACCGGATGATGAACACACTCGATCTGACCGCAGATCAGTTGTATTTTGAACTTGCTTTGAATCCATGGACAGTGCGTAACGAGCTGGAGTGGTTTGTGAAACGCTACAGTTATACGGATCAAGTGCGATTCCCGGGCGAAGAGAAGGAATATCCGGGTGGCATTACGTTCACACATGATATCGGCGTAGCCAATGTATTTTCACGTCCGGGACACTCGGCCTATGAACTGGTGGGCATCGATGACTGCTTCTCGCAAATGAGTCACGAGGAGCTGGTCAACTGGCTCTGCTGTGCAACTGTATATATTGAGCAGACGCAGGATCGGGAATTTGTTAAAGAGATGCTGCCCGTCATACGGGATTGCTTCGAAAGCATGTTAAACCGGGATCATCCCGACGAACAGCAACGCAACGGCCTGATGGGGCTGGATAGCAGTCGTACCAAGGGCGGAGCCGAGATTACCACTTACGACAGCCTGGATGTGTCGCTTGGTCAGTCCCGCAACAATATCTATCTGGCAGGCAAATGCTGGGCCGTCTACGTTGCACTGGAGAAGTTGTTCGCTACAGAGAAGCTGGCTGAACTGTCTCATCATGCAGGACGTCAGGCGGATAACTGTGCAGCCAGTATTGCAGCCCAGTTAACCGATGGTGGCTACATTCCGGCAGTGATCGCCGAAAATAATGATTCCCGTATCATTCCGGCCATTGAAGGCTTGGTGTTCCCATACTTTACTGGCTGTGAAGGCGCGCTGGATGTAAATGGCCGTTTCGGTCCTTACCTGCAAGCGCTCCGAACCCACTTTAAAACGGTTCTTGTCCCTGGTACATGCCTGTTTGAAGATGGAGGCTGGAAGCTGTCATCTACGAGCAATAATTCATGGCTCAGCAAAATATATCTGTCCCAGTTCATCGCACGAGAACTGCTGGACGTGGAATGGGATGAAACAGGGAAGGCATCTGATGCTGCCCATGTAAACTGGCTGCTGCATTCAGAGGAGTCCTACTGGTGCTGGAGTGATCAGATCCTGGCAGGTGTGGCGGTCGGAAGCAAGTATTACCCGCGCGGAGTAACATCTATTCTATGGCTGCTCGAAGGCAAAGGTAATCGTCTGGAGCAGATCTATGCCAGCAAGGAGGCTGTACAATGA